From Pedobacter indicus, a single genomic window includes:
- a CDS encoding cellulase family glycosylhydrolase, producing the protein MNKTIFLLVAIASLFISCQQSKELATGKHLLKTQGHHIVNGAGDTILLRGMGLGGWMLQEGYMFRLGFIGQQYRIREHIQDLVGAEETDKFYDEWLRVHTQKADIDSMAAMGFNSIRLPMHYNLYTLSVEDEPVAGEQTWLERGFAMTDSLLAWCKANEMYLILDLHAAPGGQGHDLNISDRNPEKPSFWESEANRKKTIALWKKLAERYAEEEWIGGYDVLNETNWGFEDPEDRLGVHETKNEPLKKFLVDVTKAIREVDTNHIIFLEGNGFANNYRGIVPDWDDNLVLSFHKYGNPNTQASIQHFLDLRDQYNIPLWLGESGENSNTWFTEAIALCEENGIGWAWWQNKKMGINQPYEIPEPEGYKRLLDYWSGKGSKPSKEEAMKTLRSWLANLRLENNVLRHDVVDAMFRQVQSDDTRPFKNKKYGKGDVIQAVDFDLGKQGFAYFDTDTASYHFTPGMDTQGNRGWAYRNDGVDIKEDTAGYHVFHIEDGEWLQYTVDVVSDDINRLLLHVADPKGGSTIRISINDVAVEELIQVPQTTTETDWTHIPVSIADLKQGENIIKVKAVKGGFTFKALGL; encoded by the coding sequence ATGAATAAAACTATTTTCTTGCTTGTTGCCATCGCAAGCTTGTTTATCAGTTGTCAGCAATCAAAGGAGCTGGCAACTGGTAAGCATTTGCTAAAAACCCAAGGACATCATATTGTTAATGGTGCAGGCGATACCATCCTGTTAAGGGGGATGGGACTTGGAGGTTGGATGTTGCAGGAAGGTTATATGTTCAGACTTGGTTTTATTGGTCAGCAATACCGCATCCGTGAGCACATTCAGGACCTTGTCGGTGCTGAAGAAACGGACAAGTTTTACGACGAGTGGCTGAGGGTACATACGCAGAAAGCGGATATCGACTCCATGGCAGCAATGGGTTTTAATTCCATCCGCTTACCCATGCATTATAATCTCTACACATTGTCAGTGGAAGATGAGCCGGTAGCCGGAGAGCAGACTTGGTTGGAGCGAGGGTTTGCGATGACGGATAGTCTGCTGGCCTGGTGCAAAGCCAATGAAATGTATTTGATTCTGGATTTGCATGCTGCACCGGGGGGGCAGGGTCATGATCTGAATATTTCTGATCGAAATCCGGAGAAGCCGTCGTTTTGGGAAAGTGAAGCGAATCGAAAAAAAACGATTGCCTTATGGAAGAAGCTGGCCGAGCGTTATGCAGAGGAAGAATGGATTGGCGGGTATGATGTGCTGAATGAAACGAATTGGGGTTTTGAAGATCCGGAAGATAGGCTAGGAGTTCATGAGACCAAAAATGAGCCGTTGAAGAAATTCCTGGTGGATGTAACCAAAGCCATACGTGAAGTTGATACCAATCATATCATCTTTTTAGAGGGTAATGGTTTTGCGAATAATTACCGAGGTATTGTTCCTGACTGGGATGATAATCTGGTGCTCAGCTTTCACAAGTACGGAAATCCAAATACTCAGGCTTCTATTCAGCATTTTCTGGATTTACGTGATCAATACAATATTCCGCTTTGGCTTGGCGAGTCTGGAGAGAACTCAAATACCTGGTTTACCGAGGCGATTGCTTTGTGTGAGGAAAATGGTATTGGTTGGGCTTGGTGGCAGAATAAAAAGATGGGCATCAATCAGCCTTATGAGATTCCCGAGCCGGAGGGCTATAAACGGTTATTGGATTATTGGTCTGGAAAGGGTTCGAAGCCTTCGAAAGAAGAAGCAATGAAAACACTTCGGTCTTGGCTTGCTAATTTGCGATTGGAGAATAACGTCCTCCGTCACGATGTCGTGGATGCCATGTTCAGGCAGGTTCAGTCAGACGACACCCGTCCGTTTAAAAATAAAAAATACGGTAAGGGCGATGTCATTCAGGCGGTCGATTTTGATCTGGGGAAACAAGGATTTGCCTATTTTGATACCGATACAGCGAGCTACCACTTTACACCGGGTATGGATACTCAGGGCAATAGAGGATGGGCTTATCGCAATGACGGTGTCGATATTAAAGAGGATACGGCTGGGTATCATGTTTTCCATATCGAAGATGGGGAATGGTTGCAGTATACGGTGGATGTTGTATCAGACGATATCAACCGCTTATTACTTCACGTTGCCGATCCGAAGGGCGGCTCAACGATTCGAATTTCTATTAATGATGTTGCGGTCGAAGAGCTTATTCAAGTTCCCCAAACGACTACCGAAACTGACTGGACACACATCCCGGTATCTATTGCAGACTTGAAGCAGGGTGAAAATATCATTAAGGTGAAGGCTGTAAAAGGAGGTTTTACGTTTAAGGCATTGGGATTGTAG
- a CDS encoding glycoside hydrolase family 16 protein, with amino-acid sequence MKNQIAMIKLIPIILLSIACSENENPKPNIPEPEPIKPKEYSFKATPSWADEFDYEGLPDPEKWGYDVGSQNNGWGNNELQYYTEADPDNVNVGDGVLTITALREDMEGLEYTSARLVSKGKGDFLYGRFEVRAKVPPGKGTWGAAWMLPTDWAYGDWPASGEIDILEHVGYDQDVVHISMHTQAYNHSIGTQKTATKKIQNATTEFHTYRVDWTPAYIKGFVDDNEMFHFDNEGKGFGVWPFDKKFHWLLNLAVGGDWGGQQGIDEEAFPAKMEVDYVRVYDLQE; translated from the coding sequence ATGAAAAATCAAATTGCAATGATTAAGCTTATTCCGATTATATTATTGTCTATTGCCTGTTCTGAAAACGAGAACCCGAAGCCGAATATTCCTGAACCAGAACCTATTAAGCCGAAAGAGTATAGCTTTAAAGCGACACCTTCCTGGGCAGATGAATTCGATTATGAAGGGCTGCCCGATCCGGAAAAGTGGGGCTATGATGTAGGTTCCCAGAATAATGGTTGGGGTAACAATGAGCTCCAATATTACACGGAAGCGGATCCGGACAATGTGAATGTGGGGGATGGGGTGTTGACCATCACGGCTTTGCGTGAAGATATGGAAGGACTTGAGTATACCTCTGCGCGACTGGTCAGCAAAGGCAAAGGAGATTTCCTGTACGGCAGGTTTGAGGTGCGCGCCAAGGTTCCGCCGGGGAAAGGAACCTGGGGAGCGGCCTGGATGTTGCCGACCGACTGGGCTTATGGCGACTGGCCGGCTTCGGGGGAGATTGATATCCTGGAACATGTAGGCTATGATCAGGATGTAGTTCACATCAGCATGCATACCCAAGCTTATAACCATAGTATAGGAACGCAGAAAACGGCGACCAAGAAAATACAGAATGCAACAACGGAGTTTCATACCTATCGGGTAGATTGGACTCCTGCATATATTAAGGGTTTTGTGGATGATAATGAGATGTTCCACTTTGACAATGAAGGGAAGGGTTTTGGGGTATGGCCTTTTGACAAGAAATTTCACTGGTTGCTGAATCTTGCCGTGGGCGGCGATTGGGGCGGCCAGCAGGGAATAGATGAGGAGGCATTCCCAGCGAAGATGGAAGTCGATTATGTTCGTGTTTACGACTTGCAGGAATAG
- a CDS encoding RagB/SusD family nutrient uptake outer membrane protein, with amino-acid sequence MKKYIYTSIIACLVLFGLQACSDSFLELKPKGTDLEDNYYRNRQEAYNGLVAVYDVLGYQSPSYITKVLATSAASDDHYAGGGGSSDIPNIQAWSSYDLDAAVGPQEDLWRRNFMGINRANILLSKLPDISMDENEKARFEAEARFLRAYFYFDLIRYFRNIPLIDHPLQGNELYEVVQASPQEIYAFIESDLTASLANLPTKVAAGTEAGRVSEGTAKALLGKVYLQQEKFSEAAAQLADVNGEPGGTSQYGYRLLDDFSDLFAVDNKFNSESILELSFTNTSVGDWGCIDCTEGNVLNIMVGPRGYSAGPGAPDYVSGWSFLPITEDLAELMKGDPRYPYTIIDMHQLEAEGKASYTPGYMDTGYFLEKFAGRESDRWTGAGSFELNFPQNMYDIRLADTYLLEAEAIVRGGGNTARAAALLNAVRARVGLGAVAATLDNIKRERRIELAGEGHRWFDLVRWGDAAAALGDRGFVAGKHEVLPIPLLELDNTQLEQNKEYGGTK; translated from the coding sequence ATGAAAAAGTATATATATACATCAATAATTGCGTGTTTGGTTCTGTTCGGACTACAGGCATGCAGCGACAGTTTCTTAGAGCTTAAACCAAAAGGTACCGATCTGGAGGATAATTATTACCGTAACCGACAGGAAGCTTACAACGGTCTGGTTGCCGTTTACGATGTCCTGGGCTACCAGAGTCCTTCGTACATTACCAAGGTATTGGCGACTTCAGCGGCTTCTGATGATCATTATGCCGGTGGAGGAGGTTCATCGGATATACCGAATATCCAGGCTTGGTCCAGCTATGATCTGGACGCAGCGGTTGGTCCGCAAGAGGATTTGTGGAGAAGGAACTTTATGGGAATTAACCGGGCGAATATCCTGCTTTCCAAGTTGCCTGATATCTCAATGGATGAAAACGAGAAAGCACGTTTTGAGGCAGAAGCAAGGTTCTTGCGTGCATATTTTTATTTCGACCTGATTCGGTATTTTCGGAATATCCCTTTAATCGATCATCCGTTACAAGGTAATGAGCTTTATGAGGTTGTTCAGGCAAGTCCGCAAGAAATCTATGCCTTTATTGAAAGCGACTTAACGGCTTCTTTAGCAAATTTACCAACTAAAGTAGCGGCGGGCACGGAGGCTGGAAGAGTATCAGAAGGTACGGCTAAGGCTCTGTTAGGAAAGGTATATTTACAACAAGAGAAATTTTCGGAGGCGGCTGCACAACTGGCTGATGTGAACGGTGAGCCAGGAGGAACCAGTCAATACGGTTACCGCTTGCTAGATGATTTTAGCGATTTATTCGCTGTAGATAACAAGTTTAACAGCGAATCGATTTTAGAATTATCATTCACCAATACATCTGTCGGTGATTGGGGCTGTATCGACTGTACAGAAGGAAATGTGCTGAATATCATGGTTGGCCCGCGTGGCTATTCTGCCGGTCCGGGTGCGCCGGATTATGTGTCGGGATGGAGTTTCTTGCCAATTACTGAGGATTTGGCAGAGCTTATGAAAGGCGATCCACGCTATCCATATACCATTATTGATATGCACCAATTGGAAGCGGAAGGCAAAGCAAGCTATACGCCGGGTTATATGGATACGGGTTATTTTCTTGAGAAGTTTGCCGGACGGGAATCGGATCGGTGGACAGGTGCTGGGTCGTTTGAGCTGAATTTCCCTCAAAACATGTATGATATTCGTTTGGCGGACACTTATTTGTTAGAAGCAGAAGCCATTGTTAGAGGAGGTGGAAATACGGCTCGTGCTGCTGCTTTGTTGAATGCTGTTCGTGCACGAGTTGGATTGGGTGCTGTAGCTGCGACGCTAGATAATATAAAACGTGAGCGCCGTATTGAATTGGCGGGCGAAGGTCATCGCTGGTTTGATCTTGTGCGTTGGGGCGATGCAGCGGCTGCCCTGGGTGATCGTGGTTTTGTGGCAGGTAAGCATGAAGTATTGCCGATTCCTTTGTTGGAGTTGGATAATACGCAATTGGAACAGAACAAAGAATATGGTGGTACAAAATAA
- a CDS encoding SusC/RagA family TonB-linked outer membrane protein has product MKQRFLHVLMLLGLLLPVLELSAQNLQVSGQVVAAADNSPIPGVTVSVKGGTTSTSTDADGQYSLTIAASEVVLEFRQLGMLTEEVAVSSSGVYNVSLSEDLTELEQVVVVGYGTQKKSVVTGAISSVKAADLESMPVTRIEQSLQGRTSGLTIASNSGQPGSAATIRVRGITTFGNNNPLWVVDGVVIDAGGISYLNQSDIESIEVLKDASSQAIYGARAAAGVILVTTKKGKAGAMRINYNAYYGTSEPARKLSLLNGTEYATLRNESALAAGNALPFANPQEFGEGTDWQEQIFNRSAQRHNHELSLSGGNEKSTFYGSFGFLSQDGIIATDISNFKRTNIRLNSEHKISDWLKVGQNLGYSHERSQGIGNTNSEFGGPLSAAINLDPLTPVVETNPDIINSPNRPYASNAVVRDAFGNPYGISQYVTQEMTNPLAYTQTRLGNYGWSDNFVGNVYAELTPIEGLTFRSTLGSKLSYWGGESFTPVFYLNATNQNAQNNFTRGRDKGFDWNLENTVSYSRLIEDHSFQVLLGQGAYYDNRATGLSVTYYDIPVDNFDDASLNYNIPTDQRNSYGYENAGHTVSSLFARVNYNYQEKYLVEALIRRDGSSRFGSNNKYGVFPSFSLGWVASKEDFLADVDAIDMLKFRGGYGVVGNDNIGDFAYISTVGGGRNYTIGLTDMYTVGYSPNAPSNPDLKWEETSQANIGFDMTFLNRVSVTFDWYNKKTNGILQNPRIPFYVGAIGNPAANVADMKNTGVELEVGYNNRWGEVDFSLNGNASYVRNEVTNIGAGVSFINGASFQASSYNITRTMVGQPFNSFYGFETMGIFQTQAEIDAYTNADGGLIQPDARPGDFKWADLNNDGMIDGDDRTFIGDPTPTWAFGFTLNVAYKGFDAVVFGQGVAGNKIFQGLRRLDINNANYSTKALGRWTGAGSSSSYPRLSDNDPNNNFANPSDFYLEDGDFFRLKTLQLGYTVPSLWTNQIGLQKARIYVMSENLFTLTKYSGFDPEIGGGILSIDRGIYPQARSFMVGLNVTF; this is encoded by the coding sequence ATGAAACAGAGATTTTTACATGTACTCATGTTATTAGGCTTGCTTTTGCCGGTACTGGAGCTTTCAGCTCAGAACTTGCAGGTAAGCGGACAGGTTGTCGCAGCGGCTGACAACAGTCCAATTCCGGGAGTCACCGTTTCTGTCAAGGGCGGGACGACTTCCACCAGCACGGATGCTGATGGGCAGTATAGCTTGACGATTGCAGCAAGCGAGGTTGTTCTGGAATTTCGCCAGCTGGGAATGCTGACAGAAGAAGTAGCTGTCAGCTCATCCGGGGTTTACAATGTGAGCCTGAGCGAAGATTTAACGGAACTTGAGCAAGTAGTGGTGGTAGGTTACGGTACGCAGAAGAAAAGCGTGGTAACTGGCGCCATTAGCAGCGTTAAAGCAGCCGATTTGGAGAGTATGCCGGTGACGCGGATTGAGCAGTCATTACAAGGGCGTACGTCGGGGCTGACGATTGCCAGTAATTCCGGGCAACCGGGTTCGGCAGCAACGATCCGCGTCCGCGGTATCACAACATTTGGTAATAACAATCCGCTTTGGGTAGTGGATGGTGTTGTGATTGATGCTGGCGGGATCAGTTACCTGAATCAGTCGGATATCGAGTCGATCGAAGTACTGAAAGATGCTTCCTCGCAAGCGATCTACGGTGCGCGAGCTGCAGCTGGTGTAATTTTGGTGACTACCAAAAAAGGTAAGGCTGGCGCGATGCGAATCAATTACAATGCTTATTATGGGACTTCAGAGCCGGCGCGGAAACTCAGCCTGCTTAACGGAACGGAGTATGCGACCCTGAGAAATGAGTCAGCTTTAGCCGCGGGAAATGCACTTCCTTTTGCAAATCCGCAGGAGTTTGGTGAGGGTACCGATTGGCAGGAGCAGATTTTCAATCGCAGTGCCCAGCGTCATAACCACGAACTGAGCCTTAGCGGTGGTAATGAGAAGTCGACCTTTTACGGATCGTTTGGATTCCTGTCTCAGGATGGTATCATCGCGACGGATATCTCGAATTTTAAACGGACGAATATCCGTCTGAATTCAGAGCACAAGATAAGCGACTGGTTGAAGGTAGGTCAGAACCTAGGGTATTCACATGAAAGAAGTCAGGGTATCGGAAATACTAACAGCGAGTTCGGCGGGCCATTATCAGCTGCCATTAATCTGGATCCGCTAACCCCGGTGGTTGAAACAAACCCCGATATTATCAATTCACCGAACCGTCCTTACGCATCGAATGCAGTTGTAAGGGATGCTTTCGGAAATCCCTATGGGATTTCTCAGTATGTTACCCAGGAGATGACGAATCCGCTTGCCTACACGCAAACACGCTTAGGAAACTACGGATGGTCGGATAATTTTGTTGGAAACGTGTATGCTGAATTGACTCCGATCGAAGGATTGACGTTCCGGTCGACTTTAGGATCGAAGTTGTCCTATTGGGGCGGTGAGAGCTTTACGCCGGTATTTTATCTGAATGCTACCAACCAGAATGCACAGAACAATTTCACCAGAGGTCGTGATAAAGGTTTCGATTGGAATCTGGAGAACACCGTATCTTATTCACGACTGATCGAAGATCACAGTTTTCAGGTTTTATTAGGTCAGGGGGCGTATTACGATAACCGTGCTACCGGTTTGAGCGTTACATATTATGATATACCGGTAGATAATTTTGACGATGCTTCATTGAATTATAATATACCGACGGATCAACGTAACTCGTACGGTTATGAAAATGCAGGACATACGGTATCATCTCTTTTTGCTCGTGTTAATTATAACTATCAGGAGAAATATCTGGTGGAAGCCCTGATCCGTCGCGACGGATCATCCCGGTTCGGATCGAATAATAAGTATGGGGTATTCCCTTCATTCTCTTTGGGTTGGGTGGCTTCGAAAGAGGACTTCCTGGCTGATGTGGATGCAATTGATATGCTAAAGTTCCGCGGTGGATACGGTGTGGTTGGTAATGACAATATCGGAGATTTCGCTTACATCTCAACAGTAGGTGGCGGACGAAATTATACCATCGGTCTGACAGATATGTATACCGTAGGCTATAGTCCGAATGCACCGTCGAACCCTGATCTGAAATGGGAAGAAACAAGCCAGGCGAATATCGGTTTTGATATGACCTTTTTGAACCGCGTGAGTGTGACGTTCGACTGGTACAATAAGAAAACTAACGGGATTCTGCAAAATCCACGTATTCCGTTCTATGTTGGCGCCATCGGCAATCCGGCTGCCAACGTAGCGGATATGAAAAATACGGGTGTGGAACTGGAGGTCGGTTACAACAACCGTTGGGGCGAAGTGGATTTCTCATTGAACGGAAATGCTTCTTATGTGCGTAACGAAGTGACCAACATCGGTGCGGGTGTAAGTTTTATCAATGGTGCGAGCTTCCAGGCTTCCAGCTACAACATCACGCGGACCATGGTGGGTCAGCCATTTAATTCATTTTATGGTTTCGAAACCATGGGTATCTTTCAGACACAAGCGGAGATCGATGCTTACACGAACGCTGACGGTGGCTTGATTCAGCCCGATGCGCGTCCGGGCGACTTTAAATGGGCGGATTTAAACAACGATGGAATGATCGACGGAGATGATAGAACCTTTATTGGTGATCCAACGCCAACCTGGGCATTTGGTTTTACGCTGAATGTAGCCTACAAAGGTTTTGATGCCGTGGTATTCGGTCAGGGTGTTGCCGGAAATAAGATTTTTCAGGGATTGAGACGACTGGACATCAACAATGCGAATTATTCGACAAAGGCATTGGGACGTTGGACAGGTGCTGGTTCGTCCAGTAGCTATCCGAGGTTAAGTGATAATGACCCGAACAATAACTTTGCGAATCCGTCAGACTTCTATCTGGAGGATGGTGATTTCTTCCGTCTGAAAACTTTACAACTGGGATATACGGTTCCTTCATTGTGGACCAATCAGATCGGTCTTCAGAAAGCCCGAATCTATGTGATGTCAGAAAACCTGTTTACGCTGACCAAATATTCTGGTTTTGATCCGGAAATAGGGGGCGGAATCTTAAGTATCGACCGCGGTATCTATCCGCAAGCTAGGTCGTTTATGGTTGGTCTTAACGTAACATTTTAA
- a CDS encoding ligand-binding sensor domain-containing protein — protein sequence MNRYLLILLLLTSFPAVYAQRTVAVPQIINYSNEVYKGGLQNWSIDQDANGIMYFGNNEGLMVFDGYHWILYPLPNNTIVRSVAVDSLNRVFVGGQDELGYFEANEFGELRYHSLVSLIADSEKEFADVWRIEVVDDGVFFMTNNRIFRYQGQQVTVDKPKGMWQFMAEVGGRLYAQGQGQGLMFFDDGFWKPLTDHPGLESSPITHMLPYNRDTLLVTTLKNGLFYLVGDQLIKKPTQVDDLLSTSRVFCAERISDELFALGTTSSGLLVMDKRGKVRQKYVYGEGLQKNNVRDVFVDRDDNVWLALDDGIDFIAINSPIKFIHPDVDNPISTYAMHIFEQKLYIGTSNGLYANDLTQESLRDIGMAESRFSKVPGTDGQVWGLDVVNGELLMGHEDGAFHIRGYQAEKIYSTPGTWLFKPVSRVYPSQTIIAGTYWGLQHIHYENGRFSNPQPVEGSNESLRFIHFDDRENAVWVSHPYRGVFKLFLSDDWKKVIKQKEYGVGEGLSSPLNNFVFFIKNSVLVSAADGIYEYSLTDDKLVPSELYKPLQGVPVQYMYEDRLGNIWFVSEKKLGLLDFSRPTENSSYSIVYFPELNGKVLGGYESVYAVDDDHIFVGADKGGILLNYNRYKERTAKPDILLRNVKALDNELNEMLLFGGYGNLPEENARLGYRRNTLQFVFSSTPYDQLGNVEFSYLMEGLDKNWSAWSERSDKEYTNLSPGMYTFHVKSRNSKGSESEVLSYSFYVLPAWYANTLAYIVYALVLLTVLYYYYKIQKKKLTAKHEKEIYLHQLELDQREKEVVRLRNEKLKADLDFKNRELVSMTMHLVQRGEVLSKIKDKIEEIKKKNGEGAEPTGFKQLMRLVKAAERADDDWENFSIHFNNANEGFFAKLKEKHPDLTSNELKLCAYLRMNLSSKEIAQLMNITLKGVEVGRYRLRKKLGIDSETNLHSYLLQFVGE from the coding sequence ATGAACCGATACTTACTGATACTTCTTCTATTAACTTCTTTTCCTGCCGTTTATGCGCAGCGAACGGTCGCCGTACCTCAGATCATTAATTACTCGAATGAGGTTTATAAGGGTGGATTGCAAAACTGGAGCATAGATCAGGATGCCAATGGGATTATGTATTTCGGGAATAACGAAGGGTTGATGGTTTTTGATGGTTATCATTGGATTCTCTATCCCTTGCCTAACAACACGATTGTGCGCTCGGTGGCGGTCGATAGTCTCAATCGCGTTTTTGTTGGCGGGCAGGATGAGTTGGGTTATTTTGAAGCCAATGAGTTTGGGGAGTTGCGTTATCATTCTTTGGTTTCGCTGATTGCGGATTCGGAAAAGGAATTTGCCGATGTCTGGCGTATCGAGGTGGTGGACGACGGGGTTTTCTTTATGACGAATAACCGGATATTCCGCTATCAAGGACAGCAGGTTACGGTCGATAAGCCCAAGGGGATGTGGCAGTTTATGGCCGAAGTTGGCGGGAGGTTGTACGCGCAGGGGCAGGGACAGGGTCTGATGTTTTTCGATGACGGCTTTTGGAAACCGCTGACTGATCACCCGGGTCTGGAAAGCTCACCGATAACGCATATGCTCCCGTATAACCGGGATACGCTGTTGGTAACTACATTAAAGAATGGTCTTTTTTATTTGGTGGGCGATCAGCTGATCAAGAAGCCGACTCAGGTGGATGATTTGCTTTCGACGAGCAGGGTGTTTTGTGCTGAGCGGATTTCTGATGAGCTCTTTGCTTTGGGTACAACTTCGTCGGGTTTGTTGGTAATGGATAAGCGTGGAAAAGTGCGACAGAAATATGTGTACGGTGAGGGATTGCAGAAAAACAATGTCCGCGATGTCTTTGTGGACCGGGATGATAATGTCTGGCTGGCATTGGACGACGGGATCGACTTTATCGCTATTAACAGTCCGATCAAATTTATTCATCCGGACGTGGACAATCCCATCAGTACCTATGCTATGCATATTTTTGAACAAAAACTCTATATAGGTACATCCAACGGTTTGTACGCTAATGATCTTACGCAAGAGAGTTTAAGGGATATCGGAATGGCGGAATCACGTTTCTCAAAGGTGCCCGGTACGGATGGTCAGGTATGGGGTTTAGATGTGGTAAATGGTGAGCTGTTGATGGGTCACGAAGATGGGGCATTTCATATTCGCGGGTATCAGGCTGAGAAAATCTATTCAACACCGGGAACCTGGCTGTTTAAGCCGGTATCACGAGTCTACCCGTCGCAGACCATCATCGCAGGAACTTATTGGGGGCTTCAGCACATCCATTATGAAAACGGTAGGTTCTCTAACCCTCAACCAGTGGAGGGTTCGAATGAATCGCTTCGTTTTATTCATTTTGACGACCGTGAGAACGCGGTATGGGTGTCGCATCCCTATCGCGGGGTATTTAAATTATTTTTATCGGACGACTGGAAAAAGGTGATTAAGCAGAAGGAGTATGGTGTTGGGGAAGGCTTGAGTTCACCGCTTAATAATTTTGTTTTCTTTATCAAAAACAGTGTTCTGGTTTCAGCAGCAGACGGCATTTACGAATACAGCCTGACTGACGATAAGCTGGTTCCTTCTGAGCTCTACAAGCCATTACAAGGCGTGCCGGTGCAGTACATGTACGAAGATCGGTTGGGCAACATCTGGTTTGTTAGTGAGAAGAAGCTGGGCTTGCTCGACTTCTCTAGGCCGACTGAAAATTCATCGTATTCAATTGTTTATTTTCCGGAATTAAATGGCAAAGTATTAGGTGGTTATGAATCGGTATATGCAGTGGATGATGACCATATTTTTGTCGGTGCCGATAAAGGCGGTATCCTGCTGAATTACAATCGCTATAAAGAGCGGACAGCAAAGCCGGATATTCTATTGCGGAACGTGAAGGCGCTAGACAATGAATTGAATGAGATGCTTCTTTTTGGCGGCTATGGGAATCTGCCAGAGGAGAATGCACGGTTGGGTTATCGCCGGAATACACTTCAGTTTGTCTTTTCAAGCACGCCTTATGATCAGCTGGGGAATGTCGAATTCAGTTACCTGATGGAAGGCCTGGACAAGAACTGGTCGGCCTGGAGCGAGCGGAGCGATAAAGAATATACCAACCTGTCGCCGGGCATGTATACCTTTCATGTAAAATCCAGAAACAGTAAGGGCAGCGAATCAGAGGTTCTTTCCTATTCGTTTTACGTACTACCTGCTTGGTATGCAAACACCTTGGCTTATATCGTTTATGCACTGGTTCTCTTAACCGTTCTCTATTACTATTATAAAATCCAAAAGAAAAAGTTGACCGCCAAGCATGAGAAGGAGATCTATCTGCATCAATTGGAACTGGATCAGCGGGAAAAAGAGGTGGTTCGGCTTCGGAATGAGAAGCTGAAGGCGGATCTGGATTTTAAAAACCGCGAACTGGTGAGCATGACTATGCATTTGGTGCAACGGGGTGAGGTACTATCAAAAATCAAAGACAAGATTGAAGAAATCAAAAAGAAGAATGGCGAAGGTGCGGAGCCCACTGGCTTTAAGCAACTGATGCGATTGGTGAAAGCTGCTGAACGGGCAGACGATGATTGGGAAAACTTTAGCATCCATTTTAATAATGCGAACGAGGGCTTCTTTGCCAAACTAAAAGAGAAACACCCGGACCTGACTTCCAATGAGCTGAAACTTTGTGCCTATCTTCGGATGAACTTGTCTTCAAAAGAGATTGCCCAACTGATGAACATCACGCTGAAAGGGGTGGAAGTTGGCCGTTATCGCCTTCGCAAAAAACTGGGAATCGACTCGGAAACGAATCTGCATAGTTATTTATTGCAATTTGTTGGAGAATAG